The Aureispira anguillae genome contains a region encoding:
- a CDS encoding zinc-dependent metalloprotease produces MVRCLLYVMGLVLFVGSQVSDVQAQTTQNRAVCGVGLAEGHAIKNRMLDNRRNRVELLEKFERGRGNDSTVYVPVQFHIVNKSDGTGGESISDILANLCRLNEDYEHINVEFYLAGPIRVINQDLLYTNSFADGMANYFMGLYRVPGMVNVFVGNEIVNGISGGTTLGYYTPGLDIVYAIQGAVRYDGTTLTHELGHFFGLPHTFFGWEGKNYGSVMGNTTGRTPSIVTYNNEPVPVERIIRSGGGENCQIAADGFCDTDANYLFGFYGSAYNTGCDYAATAIDPNGWLFRPETINPTPSRFKILEGEAFLDEMWLKNNSTKDRIYPKTLVVVETEYTLAGNTVMLWQDTIGDSDSTDIYCPQNSDDNIIGVGILDVQEEFINLNGHYLDVNVTAPSAPSLTFAAANAKYTITPSTGNHRVDMDSLQVTNTSTTLTVATGTNILATDVFYNNGTQVASSARTYTLPTALAPGTSYTFPAADLRVDDTQLAGVTFGVNTYAPYKDTTGTTSENVMSYYDDLCATQFSAEQGEAMKMDIASRGFATIYATPTDITITDTVVVQHPVDNSIAPQPLVHFAWNPVNGATMYHVHIYEISFLGIPIINGEAYDVTVTGTNYWQTLTPGKRFEWRVYPLNATTFCFANNDLGSTKAKFEVFNWNVGVEDIPSEIQSSKLYPNPSGKNQDVMLEIESSIVGDAQITIFNSIGQEVMPTQAILLEKGTNVQKLSTSALTAGLYVINVKTSNGTASHKLVIKD; encoded by the coding sequence ATGGTTCGTTGTTTATTATATGTAATGGGATTGGTGCTGTTTGTCGGGAGTCAAGTCTCTGATGTACAAGCCCAAACTACACAAAATCGTGCAGTATGTGGCGTTGGTCTTGCCGAAGGTCATGCCATAAAAAATCGAATGCTTGACAATAGAAGAAATAGAGTCGAGTTGTTAGAAAAATTTGAAAGAGGTCGTGGCAATGATAGCACTGTTTATGTACCCGTTCAATTTCATATTGTCAATAAAAGTGATGGAACAGGTGGTGAGAGCATCAGTGATATTCTAGCTAACTTGTGTCGCTTGAATGAGGATTATGAACACATCAATGTAGAATTTTATTTGGCTGGTCCTATTCGTGTAATCAATCAAGATTTATTGTACACCAATAGCTTTGCAGATGGAATGGCCAATTACTTTATGGGACTTTATCGAGTGCCAGGTATGGTTAATGTTTTTGTTGGTAATGAAATTGTGAATGGTATATCTGGTGGAACAACATTGGGGTATTATACGCCTGGTTTGGATATTGTATATGCAATCCAAGGTGCTGTTCGATACGATGGTACTACTTTGACACATGAGTTGGGACACTTTTTTGGTCTACCTCACACCTTCTTTGGTTGGGAAGGAAAGAACTATGGTTCTGTAATGGGCAATACCACAGGGCGCACGCCTTCTATTGTAACTTATAATAATGAGCCTGTTCCTGTTGAGCGTATTATTCGTTCTGGTGGTGGAGAAAATTGCCAAATTGCAGCAGATGGTTTTTGTGATACAGATGCCAATTACTTGTTTGGGTTTTACGGAAGTGCTTACAACACAGGTTGTGACTATGCAGCTACTGCTATTGATCCTAATGGTTGGTTATTCCGCCCAGAAACGATTAATCCAACACCTAGCCGTTTCAAAATTTTGGAAGGTGAAGCCTTTTTGGATGAAATGTGGTTGAAAAACAACTCTACTAAGGATAGAATTTATCCTAAAACTCTAGTAGTTGTAGAAACTGAATACACTTTGGCTGGTAATACAGTAATGTTGTGGCAAGATACCATTGGAGATTCTGATTCAACGGATATCTACTGCCCTCAAAATTCAGATGATAATATTATTGGTGTTGGTATCTTGGATGTACAAGAAGAGTTTATTAACCTAAATGGACATTATTTGGATGTTAATGTAACGGCTCCATCTGCTCCTAGTTTGACTTTTGCAGCTGCAAACGCAAAGTACACGATTACTCCAAGCACAGGAAACCATAGAGTAGACATGGATAGCCTACAAGTAACCAATACAAGTACTACTTTAACGGTTGCAACAGGAACAAATATTTTGGCAACAGATGTTTTTTATAACAATGGTACCCAAGTAGCTTCTAGCGCTAGAACGTATACCTTACCTACAGCTTTGGCACCAGGAACTTCTTATACTTTCCCTGCGGCAGATTTACGAGTAGATGATACTCAATTAGCAGGTGTTACTTTTGGTGTAAATACTTATGCTCCTTACAAGGATACAACAGGAACTACTTCTGAGAATGTAATGAGTTATTATGATGATCTTTGTGCTACTCAATTTTCTGCTGAACAAGGAGAAGCCATGAAAATGGACATCGCTTCTAGAGGTTTTGCTACTATTTATGCTACACCAACAGATATTACGATTACTGATACCGTTGTTGTTCAGCATCCTGTTGACAACTCTATTGCTCCGCAACCATTAGTACATTTTGCTTGGAATCCTGTAAATGGTGCTACTATGTATCATGTACATATTTATGAAATTAGCTTCTTGGGTATTCCAATTATCAATGGAGAAGCTTATGATGTAACGGTTACAGGAACCAACTATTGGCAAACACTAACCCCAGGTAAGCGTTTTGAGTGGAGAGTATACCCTTTAAATGCTACTACGTTCTGTTTTGCTAATAATGATCTTGGATCTACCAAAGCAAAATTTGAAGTATTTAACTGGAATGTAGGAGTAGAAGATATTCCATCAGAAATTCAGTCTTCTAAATTGTATCCTAACCCATCTGGCAAAAACCAAGATGTTATGTTAGAAATTGAGTCTTCTATTGTTGGAGATGCTCAGATTACAATTTTTAATAGCATAGGACAAGAGGTTATGCCTACACAAGCTATTTTACTAGAAAAAGGAACAAATGTTCAAAAATTAAGCACATCAGCTTTGACGGCTGGTCTGTATGTAATCAATGTCAAAACTAGCAATGGTACAGCTAGCCACAAATTGGTTATTAAGGATTAA
- a CDS encoding T9SS type A sorting domain-containing protein, with the protein MIRYLLFFLGLFFWGNSTVLVAQNHQCGISHSDATSIKNRMLDNRRQQMNLLSIFEDARGGGNTVYIPVQFHIVTKSDGTGGESVQHVLDNLCKLNTDFAFVGVEFYLYSPIRFVHQDLLYTNNQDGMASYFMGLYKESNVVNIFVGNEIVDTSGGVTLGYYSPSLDAIYAIKDAVDGSSLTLTHEAGHFFSLPHTFSGWEERNYNTVTANANGRTPTFLSNGDEVERIIRSGGGENCQIAGDGFCDTDPNYLFGYYGNRYNVGPFLCEHASAAIDPTGKLFRPDLIRPVTRFKMKEDNPAFTELLTTNAFTGSYFPTKTLLVVESSFTPTGGQPTSMWKDTIGDTDSTDYTLRTASNMIGPGNVKEGFISMGDYYLDLKITNGLNFQMNTVPAQYTVSAGGTYTTEMASLEIISTLPGTILNGLVITVEEQLKHRTLGVVSSETWTIPVTVPIPTGVTSLPIADLYKQKQTIAGCEFSIDIRAPYGNVTETTADNIMSYYSNDCKTSFSTEQGLAMKMDIASRGLATLYPAPSTIQITGQAAMIYPPMNAVTPNTVNFSWGAVSGATSYHLYVYEVDALGNPAFNGETYDFISTATNFSASLSPLTRYAWTITPLNDISFCDPTIRSTPVIFETEAVGVISLNNDLEMIKMYPNPTGKHQAVTLELRAKEQKEVQILVLNSLGQTVMPSQTLELQKGVNVQKLDTKVLGAGLYMVVIKTKEGTSSQKLMIEN; encoded by the coding sequence ATGATACGTTATTTGTTATTCTTTTTAGGGCTGTTTTTTTGGGGCAACAGTACCGTTCTAGTGGCACAAAATCATCAGTGTGGCATTAGTCATAGTGATGCAACAAGCATCAAGAATCGCATGCTGGACAATAGAAGGCAGCAGATGAACCTATTGTCTATTTTTGAGGATGCTAGAGGAGGAGGAAATACGGTCTACATTCCTGTTCAGTTTCATATTGTTACTAAATCGGATGGCACAGGTGGCGAAAGTGTACAGCACGTTTTGGATAATCTCTGTAAATTAAATACGGATTTTGCATTTGTAGGGGTAGAGTTTTATTTGTACAGTCCTATTCGTTTTGTTCATCAAGATTTGTTGTACACCAATAACCAAGATGGCATGGCTTCTTATTTTATGGGGTTATACAAGGAGTCCAATGTGGTTAATATTTTTGTTGGAAATGAAATCGTAGATACGAGTGGTGGCGTGACGCTGGGCTACTATAGTCCCTCGTTAGATGCTATTTATGCTATAAAAGATGCCGTAGATGGCAGTTCTTTGACACTGACCCATGAGGCAGGGCACTTTTTTTCGTTGCCACATACGTTTAGTGGTTGGGAGGAGCGTAATTATAATACCGTGACAGCAAATGCAAATGGAAGAACGCCTACTTTTTTGTCCAATGGGGACGAAGTGGAACGCATCATTCGTTCTGGTGGTGGAGAAAATTGCCAAATTGCAGGAGATGGTTTTTGTGATACAGACCCTAATTATTTGTTCGGCTATTATGGAAATAGGTATAATGTAGGACCCTTTCTTTGTGAGCATGCCTCTGCTGCCATAGACCCAACAGGTAAGTTGTTTCGTCCTGATCTTATACGTCCTGTTACGAGATTTAAAATGAAAGAAGATAATCCTGCTTTTACAGAGTTGTTAACGACCAATGCCTTTACAGGATCTTATTTTCCTACCAAAACCTTATTGGTAGTTGAGTCTTCTTTTACACCTACTGGAGGGCAGCCTACTTCTATGTGGAAAGATACCATTGGAGATACAGATTCAACCGATTACACCTTAAGAACGGCTAGTAATATGATTGGTCCAGGGAATGTTAAGGAAGGTTTTATCTCAATGGGAGATTATTATTTAGATTTGAAGATTACAAATGGGCTAAACTTTCAAATGAATACCGTTCCTGCGCAGTATACCGTTTCTGCTGGAGGGACTTACACGACTGAAATGGCAAGCCTAGAAATTATTAGTACGCTACCTGGAACCATTCTCAATGGTCTAGTAATTACAGTGGAAGAACAGTTGAAACATAGGACATTAGGAGTTGTTTCATCCGAAACGTGGACTATTCCTGTAACAGTACCTATTCCTACAGGAGTCACTTCATTGCCAATTGCTGATTTGTACAAACAAAAACAAACGATTGCTGGCTGCGAATTTTCAATAGATATAAGAGCTCCTTATGGAAATGTAACCGAGACTACTGCTGATAATATTATGAGTTATTATAGTAATGATTGCAAAACCTCTTTTTCTACAGAACAGGGATTAGCGATGAAAATGGATATTGCATCTAGAGGTTTAGCGACTCTATATCCTGCTCCTTCCACGATCCAAATTACTGGGCAAGCTGCTATGATTTATCCGCCTATGAATGCGGTTACTCCAAATACCGTTAACTTTTCTTGGGGAGCGGTTAGTGGTGCTACATCTTATCATCTTTATGTTTATGAAGTAGATGCTTTGGGAAATCCTGCATTTAATGGGGAAACCTATGATTTTATAAGTACAGCGACCAATTTTAGTGCTTCTTTGAGCCCTTTAACTAGATATGCTTGGACGATCACTCCTTTAAATGATATTAGTTTTTGTGATCCAACCATACGATCTACGCCTGTTATCTTTGAAACGGAGGCAGTAGGGGTTATTTCGCTTAATAATGATTTAGAAATGATAAAAATGTACCCTAACCCTACAGGAAAACACCAAGCTGTTACGCTAGAATTGAGGG